TAGAAGCTATCAAAGGTTTCACTGAATTGGGTTCTGGTTTCAAAATCGCTATGCGCGATTTATCTATTCGTGGAGCGGGTAATCTTTTAGGAAGTTCGCAGTCAGGTTTTATCGATTCTGTTGGTTTTGAACTCTATTCTCAATTACTGGAAGAAGCAATTGCTAAGAAAAATGGAACTGCTAAGAAACGTGAAAAAGGAAATGCTGAGTTAATTCTACAAATTGATGCTTATCTTCCGGATGAGTACATTTCAGATGAACGACATAAAATTGAAATTTACAAGAGAATTCGTCAAATTGACAACCGTGTCAACTACGAAGAATTACAAGATGAGTTGATAGACCGATTTGGAGAGTATCCAGATGTAGTTGCTTACCTCTTAGAAATTGGATTAGCTAAAGCTTATCTTGATAAAGTCTTTGTCAATCGTGTTGAAAGAAGAGATAATAAGCTTGTGATTCAATTTGAAAAGATATCTCAACAACTATTCTTAACTCAAGATTATTTCCAAGCCCTCTCACAGACAAGTTTGAAGGCTAACATTTCTGAGAATCAAGGTTTGATAGAAGTTGTTTTTGATATTCGAAATAAAAAAGATTATGAGATTTTAGAAGGTCTTTTAACCTTCGGAGAAACATTAGCAAACATAAAAGAGTCAAAAGAGTCACATTAGGAGTTACCTTTTTTCTTCTATAAAAGGGATAAAAATGGTACAATAATAATTTGAGGTATTAAGATGAGATTAGATAAATATTTAAAAGTATCACGAATTATTAAACGCCGTACAGTGGCTAAGGAAGTTGCAGACAAAGGGCGAATCAAGGTAAATGGAATCCTTGCGAAGAGTTCAACAGATTTAAAAGTCAACGATCAGGTTGAAATTCGCTTTGGAAATAAGTTGTTGCTTGTGAAAGTGCTAGAAATGAAAGATAGCACAAAAAAAGAAGATGCAGCTGGAATGTATGAAATTATCAGTGAAACAAGGGTAGAAGACGATGTATAAAAAAATAGTCCAAATGAATAACTCTTTTATTCAAAATGAATACCAACGTCGTAAGTACATGATGGAAGAACGTCAAAAACGGAATCGTTTTATGGGTTGGATTTTGATTTTAATTATGTTGTTATTTATCTTACCAACTTATAATTTAGCGCAAAGTTATCAACAATTACTAACACGTCGCCAGCAACTAGCTGATTTGAACAAACAATATCAGGAATTGAGCGATGAAAAGGATAAAGAAGCTAGTTTAGCAACGAAGTTAAAAGACGAATCCTATGCTGCTAAATATTCCCGTGCAAAATATTATTATTCAAAAACATGGGAGGAAGTTTATACAATTCCGGACTTGCTTCCTAGGTAATGTTAAATGGAAAATTTATTAGAAATTGTTGAACAATTTTTAAGTCAATCAGATGAAAAATTAGATGAGTTAGCTCAAAAGAATCATCTATTACGATTGCAAGAAGAAGAGGGGAAAAAGAATGCGTAAATTTTTAGTGATATTACTACTTCCTATTTTCCTAAAAAGTGTACAAGTAGTAAGCACTGAGAATCAAGTTATTATTCCAAAACAAGAAGTTTATTCCTTAACTCACGCTCCGTATC
The window above is part of the Streptococcus sp. Marseille-Q6470 genome. Proteins encoded here:
- a CDS encoding RNA-binding S4 domain-containing protein, which codes for MRLDKYLKVSRIIKRRTVAKEVADKGRIKVNGILAKSSTDLKVNDQVEIRFGNKLLLVKVLEMKDSTKKEDAAGMYEIISETRVEDDV
- a CDS encoding septum formation initiator family protein, which encodes MYKKIVQMNNSFIQNEYQRRKYMMEERQKRNRFMGWILILIMLLFILPTYNLAQSYQQLLTRRQQLADLNKQYQELSDEKDKEASLATKLKDESYAAKYSRAKYYYSKTWEEVYTIPDLLPR
- a CDS encoding SP_0009 family protein; amino-acid sequence: MENLLEIVEQFLSQSDEKLDELAQKNHLLRLQEEEGKKNA